The Roseofilum capinflatum BLCC-M114 nucleotide sequence TTCTCAGCGAGGTCTGATGAAAATGATTGGCCAGCGCAAGCGCTTGTTAAGTTATATTAACAAACAAGACAAGGATCGCTACAAAGCGTTAATTAGTCGTTTGAGTATTCGAGGCTAGAGAATTGCCCATGTCCCCTGAACCAGATCAAAAGGGTGGATCGGCTTCTAAGGAACGGTTACCTTTCGAGCCAAAAACCAGTCGAAAAAAAAATAGCCCTACCCCTTCATCCTCCTCTGCAAAGGAGCCGAAGTCCTCTAAAGGGTCGAAGAAGCGAACCCCCATTCGTAAAGAAGACCGGGTGATTCCTGATGCAGTGAGTAAGCGGATGATTAGGCGTATGGCTTTGTTGTCTGGTATACCGACTGCCCTAGGTGTGTTAACGTTTGCGGCCAGTTATTGGATTTTGACCCAAACGGAGTTCGATTTACCCCATATTGCTGTGGTGTTGGTGAGTATGGGTTTTTTTGGACTGGGTGTCCTCGGTTTAAGTTATGGGGTACTCTCGGCCTCCTGGGATGAAAATCGGGTAGGGACGTTGCTCGGTTGGCAAGACTTTACCCAAAATTTAGGTAGAACGATCGCCGCGTGGCGATCGGTCAAACAAGATTAAGTATTTCAAAATAACCCTATCGAATCAGGATAATCAACCATGATTGTAGTAATGAAAAGCGGTACACCGACCGCAGAGATTGACCGAGTAAGTGGTGAACTGGGCACTTGGGGCCTGACACCGGAGAAAATTGTCGGCCAGCACAAGGTCGTGATTGGTTTAGTTGGGGATACGGCAGATTTAGACCGGGAAAGAATTCAAGAATTGAGTCCTTGGATTGAATTAGTATTGCGCGTTGAACAACCCTTTAAGCGGGCTAGTCGTGAATATCGTCATGGTCAAGCCTCGGATGTGATTGTTTCCACACCTCAAGGGGATGTTCCCTTTGGCGAAAGTCATCCTCTGGTCGTGGTGGCCGGCCCTTGTTCAGTAGAGACGGAGGAGATGATTACCGAAACGGCCCTGCGGGTGAAAGCGGCTGGGGCGAAGTTCCTCCGGGGGGGCGCTTATAAACCCAGAACCTCTCCCTATTCCTTCCAAGGTCATGGGGAAAGTGCCCTAGAACTGCTGGCGGCCGCACGAGAAAAGAGCGGCTTGGGAATTATTACGGAAATTATGGATACGGCGGATCTCGATGCGGTGGCCGAAGTGGCTGACGTGATTCAGATTGGAGCCAGAAATATGCAAAATTTCGCTCTGCTGAAGAAAGTGGGAGCGCAGGATAAGCCGGTTTTACTGAAGCGGGGGATGGCAGCCACGATTGAGGATTGGTTGATGGCGGCTGAGTATATTTTGGCGGCAGGAAATGCCCAGGTGATTTTGTGTGAGCGGGGAATTCGCACGTTTGA carries:
- a CDS encoding PAM68 family protein, with the translated sequence MSPEPDQKGGSASKERLPFEPKTSRKKNSPTPSSSSAKEPKSSKGSKKRTPIRKEDRVIPDAVSKRMIRRMALLSGIPTALGVLTFAASYWILTQTEFDLPHIAVVLVSMGFFGLGVLGLSYGVLSASWDENRVGTLLGWQDFTQNLGRTIAAWRSVKQD
- the aroF gene encoding 3-deoxy-7-phosphoheptulonate synthase — translated: MIVVMKSGTPTAEIDRVSGELGTWGLTPEKIVGQHKVVIGLVGDTADLDRERIQELSPWIELVLRVEQPFKRASREYRHGQASDVIVSTPQGDVPFGESHPLVVVAGPCSVETEEMITETALRVKAAGAKFLRGGAYKPRTSPYSFQGHGESALELLAAAREKSGLGIITEIMDTADLDAVAEVADVIQIGARNMQNFALLKKVGAQDKPVLLKRGMAATIEDWLMAAEYILAAGNAQVILCERGIRTFDRKYTRNTLDLSVVPVLRTLTHLPVMIDPSHGTGWSQYVPAMAKGAIAVGADSLMIEVHPTPSKALSDGPQSLTPDQFDELMKELAVIGKTVDRWPVPETVLA